A stretch of Saccharothrix texasensis DNA encodes these proteins:
- a CDS encoding DUF5753 domain-containing protein produces the protein MTARQSGPTKRRRRLGQLLRTLRDERSVSVEAVMERLHCSDATVSRFETGKSLIKHSDLEVLLDFLSADDDTRRQAFEMWADASQIGRQPEYLNALPRKFRAYVRLEAEASRGLFLQPLLVPGLLQTEDYARAIHTADKFVPRDGIEKSVAARVSRQRVLTGPDPLQVHAVVDEAVIRRVIGGTAVMRKQLERLLELGGQPNVTIQVLPFGVGAIGTMSGPVTILEFPDPEDPPNVYLEHPAGGEWVEAPSAVADFISVFDGAASVALSASESTDLISAAIADLGSK, from the coding sequence GTGACAGCAAGGCAGAGCGGCCCCACCAAGCGCAGGAGGCGACTCGGGCAGCTCCTCCGCACCCTCCGGGACGAGCGGTCCGTCAGCGTCGAGGCCGTGATGGAGCGGTTGCACTGCTCGGACGCCACGGTCAGCAGGTTCGAGACCGGGAAGTCGTTGATCAAGCACAGCGACCTTGAGGTCCTGCTGGACTTCCTCTCCGCCGACGACGACACGCGACGTCAGGCGTTCGAGATGTGGGCCGACGCCTCCCAGATCGGCAGGCAGCCCGAGTACCTCAACGCACTGCCCCGGAAGTTCCGCGCCTACGTCCGCCTGGAGGCCGAAGCTTCCCGCGGCTTGTTCCTGCAACCCCTGCTCGTGCCGGGCCTGCTCCAGACAGAGGACTACGCCCGCGCCATCCACACCGCCGATAAGTTCGTCCCACGCGACGGCATCGAGAAGTCCGTAGCCGCTCGGGTGTCCCGTCAGCGCGTCCTGACCGGCCCCGACCCGCTCCAGGTCCACGCAGTCGTGGACGAAGCCGTGATCCGGCGAGTCATCGGCGGTACGGCAGTCATGCGCAAGCAGCTGGAGCGGCTGCTGGAGCTGGGCGGGCAGCCCAACGTGACGATCCAGGTCCTGCCGTTCGGAGTCGGCGCCATCGGCACGATGAGCGGTCCGGTGACCATCTTGGAGTTCCCCGACCCCGAGGACCCGCCGAACGTCTACCTCGAACACCCCGCAGGCGGCGAGTGGGTCGAAGCCCCGTCCGCCGTAGCGGACTTCATCAGCGTGTTTGATGGAGCCGCATCGGTCGCTCTGAGTGCGTCGGAGTCGACCGACTTGATCTCTGCGGCCATCGCAGACCTGGGCAGCAAGTGA
- a CDS encoding DUF397 domain-containing protein, giving the protein MDLSDIVWRKSSRSGGNNECVELAVTETGTAFRDSKAPAAGLLTFQDSGYRRFLSAIRSGSLDV; this is encoded by the coding sequence ATGGACCTGTCCGACATCGTCTGGCGCAAGTCAAGCCGCAGCGGCGGCAACAACGAGTGCGTCGAACTGGCCGTCACGGAGACCGGCACAGCGTTCCGCGACAGCAAGGCACCGGCCGCCGGGCTCCTGACGTTCCAGGACTCCGGATACCGGCGCTTTCTGTCCGCCATCAGGTCGGGAAGCTTGGACGTCTGA